The nucleotide window cctctgtgtaaattgtggcccctttatagTCCTTGTCTTAAAAAATCTACAGATTTGACCATGTACAAGGCAGCTATttagtacttttttttttttttcaaaatcaacCTGCCAATTAACAAACTAGTAATTTAAAATTGTCAGACCCTTAAGACTAGATGGACaaaattgattaaattaaagGAGGACTTTGTCAAACTTTGAGGGGTAGAAAAATCCCAAATCtgaccaataaaaaaaaatggggcATCTAGGGCAAAGTTAAAGGGCTTTGATTATTTTTGAACTGTTGGGGGGGCTAATCAAGTCATTCCACCATACCCATGTCAAGACCCATAAAATATCAACTTCTCCAACAGACAGGATGTGTGTGCAAAGTATGTTTAGGCCTTAAAATGGGAACAATAGACTCCTCAGTCCATCCGTCGGATATGCCATAAATATAAGATGTATGCCTAGTATGAATTCAGGAAGGAATGTTTTAGCAAAAGCCAACAattatattaaacatttttatccaAACCGGGCATCTTTCTTTGTCCGTGAAGAGACATTTCCCAGCAATGGCTAACGTTTAAGTCTAAACCAGAATATTCCCATTGTTTACTccaaaaccacaaaacacatGATTACTTTGTTTATGTATGGACATGTCTGGCATCCTTATTCTCCAATTATCCTCAAAGCGTTTCTTTTTGGttctgtttaattttattgTGTCTGAGGCTGCTCAGTGATTAACTTTAATTGTTTGTCAAAAATTGTCTAACGTCCTGAACCAGATGATTTACTGATTGGTTgtacccacacacaccagcagccaTATAAATACAAGGCTAAGCAGAAATGAgcattgattttattattgctTTTGGTAAAGTTGTTGCATTTTAGAATTGGTCTGCTGTGTCCTGCAGGGATACGAGGATACTCATCCTATCAAGGTAGGTCtggtattttttgtatttaactttatattatgtatttaagtggtttgaatatttcacctgttttaatgtaaattaacATGTTAAACTTTTCTAGAAGTTAGGGTCTGTATCTTAGAACATGAAAGaattggtctgtatttatacagcccttttctggtcttgatgacctCTTAAAGAGCTTCACTATATAGattttcacccattcacacacattcacacagttatGTGCAGCACTGATCAAAAATAACTCACACACTGCCGGTCACTGACAACCCATTTACCTCCTAAAGCAAACAGCCGCAATAAAATTACAACCAAGTTGATTTGCATCAGAATGTATACTTTGTATGAAAAAGAATAATGACCTACAGCTGTCAGGTAGCTGTGGGAGggtaaaaattacaatatttatatatgtatatagtagcattgaaatgctgtttctctctgatcccgGGTGTAAACATAAGTAGACATATAAATACTCAACATAAAAGTAACACAATGCAAGCTCTGAAGCAAAATATTAGTATTTAAGCAgcatataaatacacaacatcAAGAACGCAGTAAAAAAGGCATAGGGTTGATAGGATATGAACTGCAGTGTAAGATGTAGTGCACACAAGAATACAGTGAAAAATAGATACTATTGTGCAGATAATGTACAGTTGTGATGAGTAACGTTCAACAGGATGAGTGAAATAGCATTTACAGTCAAATAACAGCAGATGTATTGACTACAAAAAGTGACTGGTGCATATTGGCATTGAAAAAGAGTCCAGGTGGGTTTCAGTAACAGTTCTTGTTTAAGGGTTGAGGGGTTTAGGTTTAGGGGTTTTTAGTTGAAATGACTTAGTAAAACTCTTATGGTGTATTTGTTTCAGCAAATATAGGAAACATGGCAATGACGATTCTTCGGGTGTTACTTTGTGCTGTCTTCATGGTGACTGCAGTCATGTCCAAGCCAGTGAGTATAGTGCTGCTATTCTGTCATTACATTTATACCCCTGTAAAGCAATGTAAGACGACTTATCTTGTTCCCCATGCTGAAACAGGTTAATCTAAGTGAGGGTGGAGGCTCATCCAAGTCCTCAGAGTCCAATGAATCCAATGAATCAGTAGAAACTGCCACTCATGTAGAGCCTTCACAGGATCCCCTGCAAACAGCGTTTACAGAGACAGACATTCCCCCTGCTGGAGAGGAGACTGACCCTGCAGGCACCGCAGGCCTTCTTCCCTCTGCAGACTCAGGAGCTTCTCCAGCCACGCTCGACACTTCAGCGCTGCCCTCAGAGGACCCACAAACCTTCACTGATGCCTCGCAGCTCGTGCCAGGTGATCCTTCACAAGCTGCTCATGGCACTGACATTCCTCCTGATCCTGCACAAGACACTGTGCATGCCACAGAGGTCTCACCACAACCAGAGATCACAGCGACTGGTATATTCATGGGTATTTGTGGCACAACTGAACCAGAAGTCATCTCCGCAACCACAGCATACCAAGGATTCCCCCAGGGTGCCACTCCACCCTTTCCTCCACACATCAATCCAACAAATTCACCATCATCGACAACCCCTTCCCTGCTGGTCCCTGTGAGTGTTGCCATGACTGCTGGTACTGTTTGCTTCACTTTACAGTTCCGTGAGCCGGATCCACCCAGAGGAGACAGCATTTGATACTGGAAACTGATCAATTTTAGTCGTAGTTCAAATTGGGGTAACTGGTTTGGCCCATGTTTGAAGTAGATTTGTAGTAGTGCTGCACTAGGCTGTAGTGATTTACTAATGCAATAACAAGTTTAATATCCAGACCATACTTGgcttttactttacatttcctTACTCAGTAATATTTTCAAAATGGGGCCAGTTTATTGTCTGCTATAtagacaatgaaaatgtattgttatgtCGATTTGTAGAATTGCCACCATAGCTAACTACACCATGTGATTACATGTTCTTATTTTGAATTAAGTTATTGATTCTGCAGATAACACACTACAATAATgctcaagttttttttattttattctactgTTATTGTAAAGGTGGTTTACACCTTTGAGCTACACTGACAAACAGAATTGAATGATTGTCAGAGCAGTCATATCAAAAATTAAagttatgtatgtgtgtatatcaTGTGAAGGAAATATTCAATAGGTACATGTATTGCAGTTGTATTTATGTCACGTGAATTTTTCAGAAGACATCTgacaaaacttaaaatatacTTCTAATGTTATGTATATGACTGTCCCCTGTTTTGCTGGCCTCATAAAATGAGTTGTGGACCCAATCAGAAATTACCTGGTctctttattaaatatttagaatGAACTTACCGAACACACAAACCTAATTTATGACTAATCTTAACTAATGGTTCTGGTCTTGTGCTTTGAATATTGATGGTGGAACTTACTGTTATATTCACTTTATGTCTGGGAATGAGAATTGCTATTTGACAACACTTATAGCATCTAATTCTGCTCAAAGACGACACAGTGAATGAGATCCACACTTTAGTCAAAAGTAGAAACATTCTTTCTCTTTAATCCCTCTGACTCACATgcagaaatcaacaaaatgtacAGGGGTGTaaatactgtactgtacttttactccacaCAAATGCCCTGTGACTTGTTCCCTTTCACTCATTCCATTTAAAAATCCCTGTGTGTGGgtcttacatttaaaaatcctCCACTGCCCTGTGCTGTGCTACAAACATGTCAGTGAAGTTAGTGTGAAGACTTACTACAGTGTCAATTGATGTTCTATTGGCATTTAAATAGGACTTCTGGGACGATCTCTGAACTTAACGGAAAAAAATTATAACTGGTCGGATACTGTTCAGTGATAAAATCATCACCAGTTCCTCACATGAAGTATTTTAtctgttcatttctttgtcatggtGCCATGCTGTCACTCAGCTGAGATCTTTCTTTGTGACATGGAGAAGGTAGCAGGAGCTTCTCCGCTAAGTCTTGTTCACAGCcacacagaaatctccggagcattcaggcgagaggtggtgcagcaggcataGGCAAGAAGTAACGTACTAATTCTGCTGTGGTGATCACATGCTTTCATCCTCAGATCACCCACTCAATGTGAATCCCCCAGGGGATCTCCTGCTATATTCTCACGTGGACTTACTCCgtcattatccagagtttttactaagGGGCTGGCAGGCGAAAGTCTgcaggctctcactcagacatttgcattctcacatacagcccctctggagaatgtcaggagactCTATGGAGTTTagttcatgcctgaaaacagctttaatgtaAGATGATGTGAAAGTCTTAGACTGGCAACCTGTCCTAGGTCTACATTTTTTCCCcacccagtgcatgctgggataggTTCCTAGGGACGGAGAGGATAGGCCAATACagataataaatagattttttttggtaatatatatatatatatatatatatatatatatatatataaaatcacagAATGTTGGCTCTGCCACCTGTTGCAATCAATACAATTTCAACAATGAAGGGGACCAGTCAAACTCATTTTGGTTGAACTGATAATGTGGCACGAGTTACTCAGGTTGATCTTGCTGCTCgggctctgtgtctgtgtctgcctcagcctcagcctcagcctcagcctcaaCCTCCTGCTCTggctgttgttgtggtggttgAAGCTGCTGGATGAGTCCTCCCTCCTGTGCCGTGTTGTAGGAGCCACAGCCGCTGCACTTCATACCCAGCACATGGAAAGGCACCGTGCAGTGAGCTTGGCAGTCGTTACATATAATCTGTAGAGAGGACAAAAAAAGGTAATGGATTACATGGAAAGATGTCCAGTTGGTTGATTACTCATTACATTCATTAGGGTCAGTTTTTAATTATGGTACAAACTGGattgaatgaaacacaaaccaTTGTGAAAAAACTCAAGATTACAATAAGATCAGTAATTCAACTCTTCTTTTAActaaattataatattattatggaATCTAAAAATATTTAGCGAGGTCTTACTTTGACAGTAGCACCCTGGTATTCAGTGGGCATCGGTGACTGAGCGATCTCTACGTCGATCTGTTCCCAGTGGTCCACCATGGCCCAGGCAGAGTGCATACACAGAGGGCAGCGATACGctctgaaacaaagaaaaatgacatttaGAGGAAGCTGTCCCTCAAAACCTTTACATAAACCTTTAGTAACCAGTTTACTCAGAGAAACCAGGTTAGTATGAAATATGTGAATGGATTTACATGCTCTGCAGTAAACTGATAACTGTACATTTGCATCTACGCTGTAACCTGGTCACCTAAtttacacacactgatgcaggaCTCAATTTTTCTCGAATTGTTCATgtcatacaaacaaatacataattcACAACCTTTAACAAAAccatattttattcaaataaacatttaacagGAAAAATGATTTGTGAGACCTACCCTGTTCTGACCATGGCATCAAAGCAGGTCCTGCAGAGAATCCACAAACACATAAATTGTAACCTTTATGTCCTTCACATATCATAAAATGTTATTACTAAATTAAGTACTGGATATATGTAAGGATCATGTAGtttgataattaaaataaatcatttgtctACATCTTcaacatttgaatgttttccggactcctctcttcctctttgtaATCATGTGAATCATATTATTGTCTTGTTTATCAGATACTATTATTGCATGATAAAAAATTTTTTAATGGTATGTAGAGTAATCAGTCTGTATTGAGACAAAGCATTGAGTCGTACTTGTGTAACAGATGACCACATGGTAGAACTTGAGCTCCAATTCTGGACGTGTGAAtatcct belongs to Hippoglossus stenolepis isolate QCI-W04-F060 chromosome 9, HSTE1.2, whole genome shotgun sequence and includes:
- the rchy1 gene encoding RING finger and CHY zinc finger domain-containing protein 1; amino-acid sequence: MAAAGCEHYVRSCLLKAPCCGKLYVCRLCHDAEEIHQMDRFKVREVQCSECLTVQQAQQTCQQCHVQFGEYYCDICHLFDKDKKQYHCQPCGICRIGPREKYFHCDKCNLCLAHDLQGNHKCVENVSRQNCPVCMEDIHTSRIGAQVLPCGHLLHKTCFDAMVRTGAYRCPLCMHSAWAMVDHWEQIDVEIAQSPMPTEYQGATVKIICNDCQAHCTVPFHVLGMKCSGCGSYNTAQEGGLIQQLQPPQQQPEQEVEAEAEAEAEADTDTEPEQQDQPE
- the LOC118115510 gene encoding mucin-2-like translates to MAMTILRVLLCAVFMVTAVMSKPVNLSEGGGSSKSSESNESNESVETATHVEPSQDPLQTAFTETDIPPAGEETDPAGTAGLLPSADSGASPATLDTSALPSEDPQTFTDASQLVPGDPSQAAHGTDIPPDPAQDTVHATEVSPQPEITATGIFMGICGTTEPEVISATTAYQGFPQGATPPFPPHINPTNSPSSTTPSLLVPVSVAMTAGTVCFTLQFREPDPPRGDSI